The genomic segment ACTTTGTTGATACGCAAATGATGAAGCAGTTCATGAATCATCTTATTATAAGACAAGTTTCCACCAACAAATTCGCTTAATCCATATCCTGGAAGATCCAATCGGACGACACAAAAGTGGTTTGCCAATACATGAAATTCATGATCCCACATACGAGAATCGGCAATACCTGCATGAATGAATAGTAAGTGCTCACCGATGCCTTTCGTTTCATAATACACGTTAGCACCTGTTGCTTTAAAAATTCCCTTTTCTTCATGTACATTCACTATATCCGTTCACCTCCACTCGTAAAAACCGCAAAGAAAGAGGCCGCTCCCCGCGCCTTTTTCTGCACTTACGTGAACATAAACTTTTGTGTCTGTATTCGCACACTCTGCACGATTCCAATACAGATCATACTCGACAACAAGGAACTGCCTCCATAGCTCAGAAAGGGCAGCGTCAGACCGGTAATTGGCATGATCTGGATCGTCATACCGATATTCTCAAAGACCTGGAACATGATCATGCCCACGATACCGGTGCACATATAACTTCCGAACGGATCATGGGTATCGACTGCTGTCCGGACAATTCGCGAGATCAGTAAGAAATACAGCAGAACGACGGTCACTCCACCGACGAAACCGAATGTTCCGCCGATGACAGAAAAAATAAAGTCATTATAGGCTTCAGGAAGTGAAATGGCCGCATTATAGCCGTGATGGAAAAATTCACCGGAACCGATAGAATTCAGTGACTGTATCAGCTGATATCCCTGTTCGTTTCTGAACTGATAAGGATTCTGCCAGGCAAGGAAACGGTCTTTCTGGTGACTTTTCAGTATCAGATCAATAATAAAAGGAAATTTAAACCAGCTGATCACGAAAAATACAAGGCCACTGACGATCATTCCCATGACTGCCGTGATTAATTTCCAGCTGATCCCGCTAACGATGATCATCGATACAATGATACTGAAAAAGACCAGAGACATACCAAGATCCGGCTGAATAAAAACGAGTATAAACGGTGGAAGCGAAATCAGAGCCAGTTTCCCAATCAGCAGAAGATCCTCTCTCATACCGCGAATCTGATACTGTTCATTATGCTTATCGATCGTTGCAGCCAGAGAGATAATCAAGAACAGTTTCATAAATTCTGACGGCTGAAGCTGACCGATACCAGGGAGTGCATACCAGCTCCAGGCACCATGTGAATCATCAACCAGTGGAATCGGCAGCCCGAGCTGAGCCAGAGTCAGCCCGAAAAGCAGAAACATGCCCAATCCGTAAAATATCCAGTGCATGCGTTTTAATCGATCATAGTCCATGATCATAATTAAAGAAGCAATCAGAAAACTGAATATATACCATCCAATCTGCCGATAGGCAAGGCTCATCGCCCGACTGCCTGTTTCATCCAGAGGTGCATAATATATGGAAATAAAACTGATACAGGCAAAAAGAAAGATGATAAAAACCATTGTATAGTCAATTTTTGATAACACATTTCTGTTCATAATGATATCCCTTTATACTGTGATTCCTGTTTAATGAAGAAAAACTGGCGCCTGCTGAGCCATAGTTACCCTCACACTAATTCGCATATTTTTTACGTTCTTATCATGTAAACAAGTCAACTGCACTTTACCAATCATAGCTTAAAGTCAATAAAAAAGAAATAAGGAGGGGGATGCGCTCATTAAAATAATATTCGTTAATCAATTCTGTTTTCCTGACTATCCATGATCGCTGACGTCAAAAATATTTGCCGATGCCTGTTTTCCATGTGAATCATTGATCAAGCGGATCGGGTCAGGACGCGTGCACCTATTAAATGATATAATACCCTCAGGATACATATCTGGGAGGTTTGAAAATGGAACTGACACTTGAAGGACGCACTTATGTGGTGATGGGTGTGGCAAATAAAAGAAGTATTGCCTGGGGAATCGCTCAGGCACTCGACCGGGCCGGAGCCAGACTGATTTTTACCTACAATAATGAACGGTTCCGTGAGTCGGTTGAAAAGCTGGCAGCTACTCTTCATGGTAAAAAAAGTCTGTTTTACCCGTGCGATGTGACAAGTGATGAAGAAATCAAAACGACTTTCTCAAAAATTAAAGAAGATGCCGGGGTGATTCATGGACTCGCTCATTGCATCGCTTTCGCCAGAAAAGAGGAACTGGGCGGCGAATATATGAATACGACACGTGAGGGTTTCCTCCTGGCTCAGAATATCAGCGCTTATTCTCTCACAGCAGTTCTGAAGGAAGCCAGAGGCCTGATGACGGAAGGGGGCAGCGTCGTCACGATGACTTATCTTGGTGGTGAGCGGGTTGTGACCAACTACAATGTCATGGGTGTAGCCAAAGCAAGCCTGGATGCCAGTGTCAAATACCTGGCAGGTGACCTGGGTAAGGATAATATTCGTGTCAATGCGATCTCCGCCGGCCCTGTCCGGACTTTGTCTGCAAAAGGCATCTCCGGCTTTAACAATGTACTGAAGGTGATCGAAGAGAAAGCACCGCTAAGGCGCTCGATCAGCCCGGAAGATGTGGGCAACACGGCCCTGTTCCTTTTCAGTGATCTTGCAAAAAACATCACCGGCGAAACGATTCATGTCGATGCCGGGTTTAATATTGTCGGACTCTGATACGGCATGCTGTCCGGAATAACGTCCCTGTCCTCATCCTGAGGCCGGGGACGTTTTTTCAGTTCACACTTAAGATATGATAAAAAAATTCGCAATAACGCAAGCTCCCTGATGGCCGGCTACTCGCGAGGCGGTCAGTCTTTCTTCATTCGAGATCGAAAATGGGCCGATGACTATACCGGAACACAGGCAGGTGCATATAGTGTCACGAAACCATTTGCGGGAGGGAATTAAATTGCCTGAGGAGAAAAGAGAACCGAAAACGATTCATGTCGATAAACTGATCATCAAAGCGGATGAAGTGGTTTTTCAGCAAAACAGCCGGCATCCCCATTCCGATTTTGACAGAGGAGTCAGACATCCTGTCAGACGGGATATCTGGGGATTTCCAATACCGGGGACATTTCACGAACAGGAAACAAGAGCAGAGGGCCCTGCTGAAGAACATGAGGATGCCAAAGCGAAAGAAGAAAAATAAACAATAGCATCCTGATCAATCCCGGTCCGGGTCAGAAAACGGGCCGGATTATTTTCCTGCATGCATTTATCCCGCATTAACGGGCAGTAAGACCCCCACCTCAGGGTCATAAGGGTAAATGAACTGGCATCGGGTGGGGATAACTGCCCGTAAAATCCCGATTGGTTCAACTAACAATCAGTGGGGTATAAAGCGCCCCCACTGATTGAAGTTTCACTTTATCCCGCATTAACGGGCAGTAAGCCCCCCACCTCAGGGTCATAAGGGTAAATGAACTGGCATCGGGTGGGGATAACTGCCCGTAAAATCCCGATTGGTTCAACTAACAATCAGTGGGGATAAAGCTCCCCCACTGATTGAAGTTTCACTTTATCCCGCATTAACGGGCAGTAAAACCCCCACCTCAAAGTAATGAGGGTAAATGACTGGCACCGGGTGGGGATAACTGCCCGCAGCCGCCCGATGGGTTCAACTAACAATCAGTGGGGATAAAGCTCCCCCACTGATTGAAGTTTCCCTTATTCTGAACGAGACTGGACAAAGAGGCCTTCTTCCTTTGTCCATTCGGCAATCATCACGTCTTCAGGCTTATCAATGTTCAGTCGTTTCAGTTCCTGATTCAGCCACGCTTCACTCTTTCCCGCCCGACTCAAATTTCGTTTGATCACGATCCCGTCACTGATCAGCGTTATCGGAAGGGTAACGGAACGGGCAGGCAGATCAAGATCGCGGCGTGTCGCCTGATCTAATTCCGGTTTTTTAATGATTGATACTTTTCCATTAGGTTCAAGAACGGCGAATTGAACTTCTTTTATAGAAAAGATATTTCGATCACGGAGCAGCATCTGCAAATGATTTATATCTACTTTATTTTTTTTCAGTTCCTGTCTGTTGATCTTGCCGTTACTGATGACGAGTGCAGGCTGACTCTCGAAGAAACCGCGGGAAAGATGGAATTTTAAGGTGATAAAATCGATCAGAAAGATGAGCACGCCCCAGAAGAAAATAGCAAACAGGATTTTGATGATATGCGTTTCAGGGTCATATATTGCACCGCTGACGAAGTCGCCGACAACGATCATGGAAATAAAATCAAAAGGCGTGGCTTCCGACATGGATGCCCTGCCCATCACCTTTGTCAATAAAATCAACCCGAATAATCCCACACTAAGTTCAATCATGATGGATCCGAACGACTCCAAAGCGAGTGACCCTCCTCACAAGTACATGCCGGCAACTGAATATAAGCCTGACTTATCATGTACATTCCGGTATGGATTATGCATCGGGTGACCGGGCAGTCTCCTTGCATCGTGGATCAGTGGTGCGCTATGATATAATGGTTACATCTTTAAACCATATTTTTCAATCAGGGCACGTTTTATATCCGGCTGCCAGAATCGCCACGTATGAATTCCGCCACTTTCTACAAAAATATAGTGATCAGGTTCGCGACTGGAAAGGATGCGGTGCAGTTCACGATTGGGTTCCAGAAAGTTTTCCGTTGTCCCTCTTGTCGTTTTCACCGCCGTTTCGCCTCTTCCTGTTGAATGATAGATGAATGAAGGCAATTGCGTGGCCGATCTGATCTGCTGCATCATCTTACGGCTGCCGCAGTAAGGGGACTGCATGATGACACTGTCAAACAGATCCGGCCGGTTAAGCGCTGTCATCAAGGAGATCGTTCCACCCAGAGAGTCGCCGATTAATGTGCGGTCTTCTGGTGCTTCACTGATTGACCGCGTCGACGCGACAATCGGGAGCACGTCTTCAGATAACGCAGAAAGGTATGCCTGATACAGCGAACCTTCAGGATAGTAGAGATCCCATCGTGATGCCGGGGTTTCGTAGGGAATGGCAACGATAATCACTGGCCGGATTACTCCACCTGTAATCCATTTATCTGCCGTACTGGCCAGGCGTCCGATTTGAATATAGTCCCGTCCATCCTGAGCGATCAGTAAAGGATAGTTCTGATATGTGGTGTAATCAGGAGGAGTGTAGCAAATAACAGGAAGTATTCGATTCAGGGATTTGCTTTCTATCTGCATATCTGACATTTGTCCGGATAGTTTCATTTTTTGATCACTCCAGAAAGTCATTTTATATTATATATTAGCATACACTGTCTACCGGAAGATCTGTGTCCGGAGATATTTTCAGCCGGGTAAATCGATTCATCGTGGTCTGTGAAAGGAGACAGAGATAGAATGAAGGAAGAAAAATATTTAAAGAGCCTGACATATGCTCCCGGCCTGCCGGATGACGCTACTTTTTATTCTGCGCATAAAAAAAGGGTCACATCTCATGCGGTTTCCGAAGCTGCCGTTCGAGCGTTAAAGGAAAGAGGCGTCACGGTTTCGGATATAGCGGAAATCGTGTATGATCTTCAGAAGCCGTTCATGCCGCATCTTACCAAAGAGGAATGTGAGGAGAATGTGCACGGCGCGCTGGCAAAACGTGAATTACAGCACGCTATCCTGGTGGGCATTGAGTTAGATAAACTGGCGGAAAAGAAGAGGCTGTCTGAGCCGCTGCAGTCGCTCGTAGATCAGGATGAAGGTCTGTTTGGTGTTGATGAAACCATTGCGCTCGGGGCGGTCTCCAGTTTTGGCAGCATTGCCGCCACGACCTTTGGTTATCTGGATAAAGTGAAGCCGAAGATCATCGGCAAGCTCGATCTGGAAGAGGGCGGCCGGGTGAACACATTCCTCGACGACCTTGTTGCAAGTATTGCCGCCGATGCATCCAGCCGGCTGGCACATCGTGTCAGAGACGAAGAGGAAAAGCGATTTAAAAAAAGGAAAAAATAATCGAAAGCACGGAATCGAATCTTTTCGTTTCTGTGCTTTTTTGTTATAATATCCGTAATTCTCAGTAATACGATTGGATAAATGCAGAATGGGGCGATGACTGTGACTGCTTTTCTTATCATACATGGTTTTGGCGGAAGTACAGAGGGTCACTGGCAGGAGTGGCTGGCAAAAAAGCTGCGGAAAGCAGGCTTTCCTGTCTATTTCCCACAATTGCCTGACTGGTTTCATCCGGATAAAGACACTTGGCTGTCTGCGTTAAAAGAGACCATGGACAGAATTAAAGAAGAGAAGCTGGTCGTCGTGACGCATAGTCTCGGCTGCGTGCTCTGGCTTCATTATGCGGCTCTGAAAGCGGGCAGAAAAGCTGCCAGGGTGATTCTTGTATCACCGCCATCGCCACATCTGAGGACGGGCGCTCTTCGTGTATTTTTCCCTGATTCACCGGAGAAGGAACGTCAGGCTGAAGAAAGTGTGCAACGTTTTTACCCGTTTCCGGCAGAGACAGGCATCCTTCAGTCGGCTGCAGATCGAACCGTGATTGTCGCTTCATCAACAGATCCTTTTCTGCCGGATCATTCGATTCTCGACTATACGGTGTACCAGGTGCCGATTATTCTGCTGCCCGACATGGGACATATCAATTTGAGAACGGGATACGGGCCATGGCCATGGATTCTTGATGTCTGTCTTCATGGCAGGGTCCCCGGTCCGACAGATCACGATGACGCCGGGTACGGAGAATAAGGTGATCGGATAAGTAAAACGCCGGCCGCAAATGATGGCCCGGCGTTTTTTAGTTCGCTCTGCACGATTTACGGTATTCATTTTCCAGTTCTTTAACCGACAATTCATAGAGCTGTTGGTTTCTCCTTTTATATATCCCTCTGCCTAATAATTTTTCAATGAGAAATTCTTTTTTTCGATCGATGGCATTTGCTGTTCTGTCTGACATGCTGTTGTCCCTTCCTTTCACTGTCCCTGAGTCCTGTTATGAGAAGTAAGGCTGCATGCTTATTGGGTCAGGTCAGATAACCTTCCGGGTTCACGCCGGATACGGTAACAGTTATCTATTCGCGGGGCTGCACGGATTGCTGTCACTGAGAGGCCCGCATCCCAGGATACCCGTTTAAATATGTCTGATTCACACCGAGTAAATTCTACGAAATAACAGATAAACTGTCCACTTGTTTGTTATATGATCTAACAAGGTTCTTGTCAATCCGAATGATTTGATGTAATATAATCTTACAAATCAGAATTTCGGGAAAAAAGAATCTGTGGAGGAGATAAAGTGGCTAATCACTCTAAGAAGGACGCCTATCTGTTTAAGAAGGTCATTACTATCGGGACAGTTTGTGAACTGACAGGTTTGAGCGAGCGCCAGATTCGTTACTATGAGAAGCGGAAATTAATTTTCCCTGAACGATCAGACCGCGGAAACAGAAAATATTCCTTCTCCGATGTTGAAACACTGATGGATATAGCCAATAAAATGGAGGATGGAATGCAGACATCGGAATTACGTAAGGAAATGCAGAAGAAAGATAACAAAAAGGTAGACAGTAAACTGAGGGAGAGGATGATTCGCGGTCAGCTGAACGCCTATTTTAACAAACGGGACTGAGTGATCCGGCAGTGGCCGGATTTTTTTTGTCAGAAAGAGGATGATGATGCAGAAATTTTCCAATCATGTAAAAATCAGTGGGTTATTCACAAATTATTCATAAAACGTACATAGAAGAGTCATAATTATTTGCGAAAACCGGCTTAGATTCATACCGGGGAAGTTGTAAAGTAATAAGTGTGACAGATGTTACATTTACAGGTGTTCAATTATTTAACCGTTTACATGTCTTCCTAAATTTATTTGAAAAGAGAGAAGGGACGTATGTATGGATGTCTTAAGCCTGGCGAGATTTCAGTACGCGGCAACGACCATCTTTCATTTCTTTTTCGTACCGCTGTCCATCGGGCTTGTACTGATTGTCTCAATCATGGAGACGATGTATGTCGCCAAGAAAAATCCGGTTTATAAGAAAATGGCTCAGTTCTGGGGAAACTGCTTCTGATCAACTTCGCAATAGGTGTTGTAACGGGGATTCTTCAGGAATTTCAGTTCGGCATGAACTGGTCGGAATACTCCCGGTTCATGGGTGATGTATTCGGTGCGCCGCTGGCTATTGAGGCGCTGCTTGCCTTCTTCATAGAGTCAACATTTATTGGCATCTGGCTTTTCGGCTGGGACCGTCTTTCAAAGGGCGCACATCTGGCGTGTATCTGGCTTGTGACGGCAGGTACCATTCTTTCAGCACTGTGGATTCTCACAGCAAACTCTTTTATGCAGCATCCCGTCGGATTCACCATTAATAATGGGCGGGCGGAGATGAACGATTTCTTCGCATTGCTGGCCAATCCTCAATTTTTGGTAGAATTTCCGCATACTGTATTCGGATCGTTTGCGACGGGTGCTTTTGTTGTCGCGGGAATCAGCGCGATTGTCCTGCTCAGGAAAAAGCATATTGATTTCTATAAGAAATCATTCAAAATCGCTATTGTCGTCGGTCTGATTTCGAGTCTTGCGCTCACCCTGTTCGGTCATTTTCAGGCGCAGTACCTCGTACAGACACAGCCTATGAAGATGGCTGCGAGTGAAGCACTCTGGAAGGACAGCGGAGATCCGGGAGCGTGGACCGTAACGGCTTCAATTGATCCAAAGAATCATGAGAATTCAGCTGAAATAAAAATTCCTTATCTGCTCAGCTATCTGTCCTATGGTAAATTCAGTGGAAGTGTAAAAGGGATGGAAAGCCTGCAAAAACAGTATGTTGAAAAATACGGCGAGGGCAACTATATTCCTCCTGTGCGGACGACCTTCTGGAGCTTCCGCATTATGACCATAATGGGCGGCATTCTGTGCCTCCTGGCTATTATCGGCGCCATTCTTGCCTGGAGAAACAAACTGGTTAAGAGCAGATTCTTCCTGCACTGCATGGTCGCCTCGATTGCTGTTCCGTTTATCGGCGGGACGATGGGCTGGATCATGACAGAAATTGGACGCCAGCCATGGACGGTATTTGGTTTCATGCAGACGGCAGCGAGCGTATCGCCAAATGTTTCAGCCGGTGCCCTGCTTTTTTCGATCATTGCGTTTATGAGTATGTATACCATTTTGGCTGTTGTTATGATTTACCTGTTTGCTCGTGTCATTAAACAGGGACCATCACTGGATAATAAAGAAACGGTTCAGTCGAATGATCCATTTGACGGGGAGGGATATCACGTTGTCACTCAATGAGCTGTGGTTTATACTGATTGCTGTTCTGTTCGTCGGTTTTTTCTTTCTGGAAGGTTACGATTTTGGTGTGGGCATGGCGACGCGGTTTGTTGCCAGAGATCAGCTGGAAAGACGCATTATGGTCAATACGATCGGACCGTTCTGGGATGCTAATGAGGTGTGGCTGATTACGGCCGGCGGGGCGATGTTCGCCGCTTTTCCCAACTGGTATGCCACATTATTCAGCGGGTTCTATATTCCGCTCGTGGTCATGCTGCTGCTTCTGATCGCCCGGGGTACGGCATTCGAATTTCGCGCCAAGGTCGCGCATCCAAAGTGGACCGGGACGTGGGACTGGGCCATTTTTATTCCCAGCCTGCTCGTGCCCTTCCTCTGGGGCGTTGTCTTCTCAGCACTCGTTTATGGCCTGCCTATTGACAGTAAGATGAATATGCATGGTGTGTTTACAAGCTTCGTCAATCCGTACACCGTGCTCGGCGGGGTCCTGATTACGCTCCTTTGCCTTTATCATGGCCTGGTCTACCTGTGCCTGCGTACGGATGAAGACATTCAGGCACGGGCACGGAGCCTCGCCAAAAGGCTTTTCTGGGTGCTTGCCGCAGCTGCTGTTGCCTTTATCGTCGTTTCATTCTTTGTGACTGACATTTTTGAACTCAGAGGCGCCTTGCTGTACCCGATTTATGCGGTCGATGTCCTGGCGCTCATCCTGTCCGCCGTCTTTCTGTCGAAAAAGCGTGACGGCTGGGCATTCGGCATGAACGCCGGTGTGATCCTTCTGACCGTCGGATCTCTCTTCATCGGACTTTTCCCGAGAGTCATGATCAGTAACATCAATCCGGCTAATAATCTGACCATTTACAATGCAGCTTCCGGTTCATATTCTCTGACGGTTATGACGATTGTCGCACTGACGCTTCTGCCATTCGTTATCGGCTATTCGATCTGGAGTTATTATGTATTCAGAAAGAGAGTTACGAAGAAGGAAACCTTACAATATTAAATCAGAATCAGATAGAAAGGACGTGAACGCTTGGCCATCCTGACATCCAGCACGGGTTTTTGCCAAGCATGTCTATGGATCGCGATATATTAACTTATCCTGGTGCCAGGCGTCTCTTTGTCTCAGCAGCTTTTCTGACTTTAATCGAAGGGCTGTGTATTATCGGCCAGGCTGGGCTGTTAGCCGGTCTTGTGTCCGATCTTTTTACAGGACGATCGATTTCTTCAATGGGCAATCAGATCGTTCTTTTTTTTATTGTTCTGGCGATCAGGCATCTGTGTGTCTTAACGATTAAATCTCTTTCTTTTCGCTTTGCTGAGCGCACCAGTAAGTCGATGCGGAAAAGGTTCCTGAACAGATTATTTTTCACAGGATCGGAACAGATCAGAACAGGCGGATCCGGGACACTTGTCACGCTGACCCTTGAAGGCGTGGCGCAGGTGCGTCATTACCTGGAGCTGTTTATTCCAAAAATCGTTGCGAACGGGATCCTGCCGCTGATGATTCTGGTCTATGTCCTGACAAAAGACTGGCTGTCCGCTTTAATCCTTTTTCTGACCATGCCTGTTCTGATTATCTTTATGATCCTGCTCGGACTCGCCGCGCAGAAAAAGATGGATGACAGGTGGGCTTCTTACCGCGTGCTCTCCAACCACTTCCTGGATTCGCTTCGCGGACTGCCGACCCTGCGCTATCTGGGACTTGGAAAAATTCATGCCAAAACCATTGAGAGAGTCAGTGATAAATACAGAAAGATGACGATGGGGACGCTGAAACTTGCTTTTCTTTCCTCATTTGCACTTGATTTCTTTACCATGTTGTCTATAGCTTTTGTCGCTGTTGCTCTGGGTCTCCGGCTGATTGACGGGCATATATTACTCGAGCCGGCGCTCACTGTACTGATTCTGGCCCCTGAATATTTTACGCCTGTCCGTGAACTCGGGCAGGACTACCACGCGACTCTGGACGGGAAGGAAGCTGCTGAAAAAATCAATCATATCGCCCCTCAGCAAGAAAAAGAAGAGACGACAGGGGAAGAGGCCAGTGCCGACCGGTGGCAATGGTCAGATCACGCGATTCTGAAACTGAATGAGGTCTCGGCGGTTTATCAGGACAGCAACGGGAAAAAGGCACTGAATGATATCTCTTTTTCCGCACGGGGTGATGAAACCATCGGGATCATTGGATCCAGCGGGGCGGGGAAGTCGACTTTAATTGATGTCATCGGTGGTTTTCTGGCCACGGCATCCGGTCATATTGAAGTCAATGGCGTACCCGGATCATTTGCTTCAGGAGCCTGGAGAAAACAGGTGACCTATATTCCCCAGCATCCCTATATTTTCAGCGCCTCCCTTGGCGAAAATGTCGCCTTTTATCAGCCGGATGCATCCGGAAACCAGATCCGGGAGGCTGTTCGCGCCGCCGGACTGGATCAGCTGGTGGAGGAATTTCCGGGCGGGCTTGATGAGAAAATTGGCGCAGGCGGAAGGCCATTAAGCGGTGGCCAGGAACAGCGAGTCGCTCTGGCACGGGCTTTTCTATGTAACCGGCCGGTTCTGCTGCTTGATGAACCTACCGCGCATCTCGACATTGAAACAGAGTATGAACTGAAACAGACGATGATCCGTTTGTTCAAGGGGAAACTTGTATTAATGGCAACACACAGACTGCACTGGATGGATCAGATGGACCGTATTCTGGTCATTGACAGGGGCCGGATTGTTGAATCCGGGCCGCAGGATGAACTGATCCGCAAAAATGGTGTGTACACCCGTCTGGTACGGTCACAATTGGAGGGACAATCATGAAAGAATGGTTTGTACCTTATGCACAGAAACATTGGAGAGGGCTCGTTCTTTCAGCCGTTCTGATGTTCTTCGCACTCTTTTGTGCAGCCGGACTGCTCTTTACATCCGGGTACCTGATTTCAAAAGCGGCCCTTCAGCCGGAAAACATCCTGATGATTTATGTTCCGATTGTGGGTGTCCGTGCTTTCGGGATTTTCCGTGCGGTCTTCCAGTATGCCGGGCGCCTGACCAGTCACAGTACCATCCTGCGCATTCTTTCAGAAATGCGTATCAGACTGTATCACTGTCTTGAACCTGCGGCCCTGTTTATCCGGTCGAGGTTTCGTACCGGAGATCTGTTAGGTGTGCTTTCTGATGATATTGAGCATCTTCAGGATATTTTTCTCAGAACCGCACTGCCAGGGGGAACGGCCCTTCTGATTTATGCGCTGTGGATTGGCTTTCTCGGCTGGTTTGACCCGGTCTTTGCGATTCTTCTGGGCTTATATTTTCTGATTTTACTGGTCGTTTTTCCCCTGGTCTCACTGATGTGGGCCGGGAAGGCACATAAACGCTTATCAGGAATCAGGCACGGGCTGTATGACAAACTGACTGATGCCGTTCTCGGCGCGGGTGACTGGATGATGTCCGGCCGTCAGAAGGATTTTATCAGCAGTTATGAGGGACTGGAAAATCAGTCCATGCTCGTCACGAGACGCCTGAACCAGATCAAGATCTGGCGTGACTTTGTCTGTCAGCTGCTGATCGGACTGGCCGTTATTTTTCTCTTGATATGGTCCGGACATATGGCGTCTGGCGGGCATATGCAGTCCACACTGATCGCTGCATTTGTCCTGGTGACGTTTACCATATCAGAATCATTTGTCCCGGTTTCAGAGGCAGTTGAACGTCTGCCGCAATACAGGGAGGCTTTTACAAGACTCTCTAAAGTAGATAAAAGGGATCCGGAACTCCCCTCCGTTGCGGACAGTCAGCCTGTCTGGCCGGATATGCGGGAAATAATCATTGAGGCGAACCATGTCTTTTATCGGTATAAGAAAAAGGACGAATGGGCACTGCAGGATCTCTCCTTTCGTATCGGGCAGGGTGAGCGCGTCGCATTAATCGGGAGAAGCGGGGCAGGAAAGACGACCTTGATTCATACCATTTACGGAGCGCTCAGACCGCCCAGAGGATCTCTGACGCTCAATGGGGTACCTGCATACCGGTTTGGCGACAACATGTCGGAGTATATTGCTGTACTGGATCAGAACCCGCATCTTTTTGATACGTCAGTCCGGAATAACCTTGCTCTGGGTAATGAGCAGGCTACTGAAGAAGAACTCGTACAGGCAGCCAAGGCAGTCGGGCTGCATGAGCTTATTGAGCAGTTACCGAAAGGGTACCGGACGCAGATGCACGAAGCCGGATCGATTTTTTCCGGCGGAGAACAGGAGCGCCTGGCCCTGGCAAGAATTCTGCTGAAACAGACGCCAGTCGTCATTCTTGATGAACCGACTGTGGGGCTTGATCCGATCACGGAGAAAAAGCTGCTGCAGACGATATTCTCAACTTTGAAAGGGAAAACGCTGATCTGGATTACCCATCATCTGACAGGGGCTGAAAAAATGGATCAGATCTTCTTCATGGAAAACGGGCGATTCTGTATGAAAGGGGATCACCGTCATTTAATGAGGACGTATCCAAGATACCGCCGGCTCTATCAGCTGGATGTTCCGGATCATTTAAAACACATGCTTGATGCGCCATTTAATGAGGACATATGAAAAATGCCCGGCTGGTTTCAGCCGGACATTTTTTTTCAGGCGATCAACAAACGAAAGCCGCGCCTACAATGATTAACAGGATGAACAGAAC from the Sporolactobacillus sp. Y61 genome contains:
- the cydB gene encoding cytochrome d ubiquinol oxidase subunit II; this encodes MIHLTGRDITLSLNELWFILIAVLFVGFFFLEGYDFGVGMATRFVARDQLERRIMVNTIGPFWDANEVWLITAGGAMFAAFPNWYATLFSGFYIPLVVMLLLLIARGTAFEFRAKVAHPKWTGTWDWAIFIPSLLVPFLWGVVFSALVYGLPIDSKMNMHGVFTSFVNPYTVLGGVLITLLCLYHGLVYLCLRTDEDIQARARSLAKRLFWVLAAAAVAFIVVSFFVTDIFELRGALLYPIYAVDVLALILSAVFLSKKRDGWAFGMNAGVILLTVGSLFIGLFPRVMISNINPANNLTIYNAASGSYSLTVMTIVALTLLPFVIGYSIWSYYVFRKRVTKKETLQY
- the cydC gene encoding thiol reductant ABC exporter subunit CydC; translation: MKEWFVPYAQKHWRGLVLSAVLMFFALFCAAGLLFTSGYLISKAALQPENILMIYVPIVGVRAFGIFRAVFQYAGRLTSHSTILRILSEMRIRLYHCLEPAALFIRSRFRTGDLLGVLSDDIEHLQDIFLRTALPGGTALLIYALWIGFLGWFDPVFAILLGLYFLILLVVFPLVSLMWAGKAHKRLSGIRHGLYDKLTDAVLGAGDWMMSGRQKDFISSYEGLENQSMLVTRRLNQIKIWRDFVCQLLIGLAVIFLLIWSGHMASGGHMQSTLIAAFVLVTFTISESFVPVSEAVERLPQYREAFTRLSKVDKRDPELPSVADSQPVWPDMREIIIEANHVFYRYKKKDEWALQDLSFRIGQGERVALIGRSGAGKTTLIHTIYGALRPPRGSLTLNGVPAYRFGDNMSEYIAVLDQNPHLFDTSVRNNLALGNEQATEEELVQAAKAVGLHELIEQLPKGYRTQMHEAGSIFSGGEQERLALARILLKQTPVVILDEPTVGLDPITEKKLLQTIFSTLKGKTLIWITHHLTGAEKMDQIFFMENGRFCMKGDHRHLMRTYPRYRRLYQLDVPDHLKHMLDAPFNEDI
- the cydD gene encoding thiol reductant ABC exporter subunit CydD produces the protein MDRDILTYPGARRLFVSAAFLTLIEGLCIIGQAGLLAGLVSDLFTGRSISSMGNQIVLFFIVLAIRHLCVLTIKSLSFRFAERTSKSMRKRFLNRLFFTGSEQIRTGGSGTLVTLTLEGVAQVRHYLELFIPKIVANGILPLMILVYVLTKDWLSALILFLTMPVLIIFMILLGLAAQKKMDDRWASYRVLSNHFLDSLRGLPTLRYLGLGKIHAKTIERVSDKYRKMTMGTLKLAFLSSFALDFFTMLSIAFVAVALGLRLIDGHILLEPALTVLILAPEYFTPVRELGQDYHATLDGKEAAEKINHIAPQQEKEETTGEEASADRWQWSDHAILKLNEVSAVYQDSNGKKALNDISFSARGDETIGIIGSSGAGKSTLIDVIGGFLATASGHIEVNGVPGSFASGAWRKQVTYIPQHPYIFSASLGENVAFYQPDASGNQIREAVRAAGLDQLVEEFPGGLDEKIGAGGRPLSGGQEQRVALARAFLCNRPVLLLDEPTAHLDIETEYELKQTMIRLFKGKLVLMATHRLHWMDQMDRILVIDRGRIVESGPQDELIRKNGVYTRLVRSQLEGQS